The Bemisia tabaci chromosome 8, PGI_BMITA_v3 genome has a segment encoding these proteins:
- the LOC109032588 gene encoding cytochrome P450 4g15 isoform X1 has translation MLMLAIHPEYQEKIFEEQYNIFGDADRPVTQDDQDKMEYLEQVIKETLRLFPVAPLFVRYAEEDTKLTQNYVLPAGATAVIYPFFTHYDPELWPEPNIFNPDNFTAEKKANRHKYAFIPFSGGPRGCIGKSAKKRNIAIFRGHCFLVFIYLFHNIFIHMLERFVIILKFSCHANTRVRKASFQMSN, from the exons gagaaaattttcgaagagCAGTACAATATTTTTGGAGACGCAGATAGACCTGTTACACAGGATGATCAAGATAAAATGGAATATTTGGAACAGGTTATTAAGGAAACTCTTCGCTTGTTTCCTGTGGCTCCTCTTTTTGTGAGATATGCAGAGGAAGATACAAAATTAA CACAAAATTACGTTTTGCCAGCTGGTGCAACTGCGGTAATTTATCCATTCTTCACGCATTATGATCCAGAACTTTGGCCTGAGCCCAATATATTCAACCCAGATAATTTTACGGCTGAAAAAAAGGCGAATAGACACAAGTATGCTTTCATACCTTTTAGCGGTGGTCCTAGAGGCTGTATTGGTAAGTCtgcaaaaaaaaggaacattGCAATCTTTAGAGGACATTGTTTTCTggtctttatttatttatttcataatATATTTATTCATATGTTAGAAAGATTTGTAATCATTTTAAAGTTCTCTTGCCATGCCAATACAAGAGTTCGAAAAGCCTCTTTCCAGATGTCAAATTAA